The Borreliella andersonii DNA segment TTTTAGATTTTCATTTTTTCTATTTGATATAAGCTTGCTAGCTTAAGAATTAAATTTTTTAATTTTTATTTTTTTAAAAAAAGAAGTCCCTACCCCTGATCTTATTTGGAGAGGATTAATAGGGGTGTTGGGGACTGTTGGCAGATCATTTTCTACCTTACATATATAATATTTTATTTTTTTAATTTTGTAAATATTATTTAATATTAATAAATAAAATTAAACAGTTTTAAGTAAAATTTCAAATTTTGGGTTTTTCCCCATGATTTTCATTTAATTTTTCAGTTTTGCGGTTTAGTTTAGAATTCCGACGTTGTGATTGACTTTCAATTTTGTTGACGGCTTGTAAAAGCCTTGTTTGACCTTTGTTAAGGGTTTTCTTCTCATGAGTGAGTTTTAAAGGGTTGAATTTTTGATTCATTTTTTGAATTTCTCTGATTTCTTCTGCAGTTGGTTCATAGTTTATCCACTTTTTATCTATCCATCCTTTTTCCCATTCATAGTAGCTTTCATTAAAGTTGGTTCTATTTTGTTCGTCGAAGTGCCTTGCTAATGCGGCAATTATTTTTGTTCCATATTTAAGCATTTTCTCTGTTTCTGTTTTTGTAACAAATGTGTCGTAATCGTAGTTTTTTCCGGTTTGCATATTAACAATGTCAACTATAAGTTTAAAAGTATTTATGCAATTCATTGCAATATTTGTGGATGTAAAATTAGGATCACTAAGGGCTTTAATATTAATTTCATATTTTTTCTTTAAACTTATAGGAATTTTAAAAAAATCAATTATAAAGCCATTTATTTTTGCTCGATAATTAGCTTCATATTGGGAATTCCCAAAGAAAGTTCCTTTTATGCCCCCAATTGCATATTCATTATAGTTTATTATTATTCCTTTTTGCATTTTTATCCTTTAAAAATATAATATTTTATTATTATATTGTGTATTAACTAATATTATATATCAATTAATATACAGTACAAATAAAAAAACTATTTTAAATTTTGTTTTTTTTCTAATCTGTTGTAAATTTTAAGTTATCTTTAACCTTTAACCATTTATAAAAAGCCCTTAAGAAACTTCTTTCTTAAGGGCTTTTTATAAATTTAATAAAAGGTAATTAAGAATTGCCCACATATAATTTCTTTGAAATTTCGATAGGAAGATTTGAAAAATAGATTTATTTTATTCTGAATATACTTGATGATATCAGTAGAGGTTTCTAATGTAAATAAGACGATGGTTTTTAGGCCAAAAATAAGGTTTCTGTAATACTTATCTAAATAAGTAGAATATTTTTTCTGATAATTTTTTAAGATATCTTCTTTAGATTATTGATTAATTTAGAGGGTGGATGTTGTAAGTAAGCTTCAGTGATAAATGAATTTAATTCTTATCATAATTGAATTTATTAAGGATTCTTTTTCATGAAGAACATAAAATAAATATTATTTGGTAAAGAGAAGACTAGCATTTATGTAAATGCAGATATATTCTAACGCCAATCAAAAGAAGCTTTTCAAAAGTATTTAGATATGTAGGATTTATAACACAATGTTAAGGTGATGAGATAGATTATTGTGAACAAATAAGCAAAGTTTTGTTACTTATTCAGAAAGTTGATATTTTGGATTTTTGTAATGCATATATTGACTTAAACTTTATGTGTAAAATTCTTTTAAAGAAATTAAAAGAGGAAATAGAATGGATGTTGAAGAAGCTAATCATCCTAAATAGTCGCTAAAAACGAAAATTAGACTTAAGATACTAAGTAAAATTATCAAAAAAATTGAAAAGAGACTTTTTACATAAATTATTTCTTTGCTTTGTGGATAATTATAAAAATATAGCAATATAGGGCGCAATTAATTAGTTTTATGTAAAAAGGAATGTTTGGAAAAAGCTTGAACAATTTTTTTGTGAAGCTGTAAGACAGTTATAGTATAAATCAGAACGGTATAGATCTTTCTTTTATGCAATTAGGTATTCCTTATCAAGTGAGCATTTAGCAATTATAATATTAAAAATATAGTGAATAATTAAGTGATAAAAACAAAGATGGGAATTGTTTGAAGTTAAATTTATTGATCATGCCCTTGGTTATTAGATCGTTCTTATAAAAAGAAAAAAACTAAAAATCTATCATGGAGCTAGATAAAAGGCTTTTTTATAATCTTTGATTTAGAAATAGTAGTTTGCTTGGTTTTTAAACCGTATCAGATTTAATTCATTGAAAAATTTTGTAAAAATAGCTTCCATAGGTAGAGATTAATATAATTAATATATGATTTAATATAATTAATATATGATTTAATATAATTAATATATGATTTAATATAATTAATATATGATTTAATATAATTAATATATGATTTAATATAATTAATATATGATTTAATATAATTAATATATGATTTAATATAATTAATATATGATTTAATATAATTAATATATGATTTAATATAATTAATATATGATTTAATATAATTAATATATGATTTAATATAATTAAAAGGAATTTTATATGAAAAAAATAGCATTTCATATTCAAAAAGGTGGTGTTGGCAAAACTACCTTAAGTGGGAATATTGCAAGTTATTTATCTAAAGCAAAAAAAGTTATATTGGTTGATTGTGATATACAACAAGGAAGTTCTTCTACATGGTTTCTTAATCATGAAATTCTTAAGTTGGATATTAAAGATTTTCTTTTGAAAAAGGTAGGTTTGGATCAAGTCGTAAGACAAATACAAAAAAATTTTTATATTTTGCCATGTGTGCCAAGTGGAACTTTTAGAAGAGATGTGCAACATGAATTGCAAGATTTTCCATATTTAATAGATGATTTTTGTCTGGAATTGGAGAAATTGGGATTTGAATTTGCGATTTTTGATTTATCTCCCAGTTTTGAGCTTTGGGAGCGAAGAATTATTCTAGCAATGTGTGAAGTTGTTACCCCATTGACTCCAGAATTTTTAAGTCTTGAAGGAATAAATATTTTTAAAGAAGAGTTTGATTCTTTGTTAAAGTCTTATAGAAAAAAGGTTAAGCATGAGAAAATTATTTGTAATATGCTTAATAAAAGTTTTAAAAGACATAATTTACACTTGAAGCAATTTAAAACTTTTGGATATGATCTTTATGAGGTTGGACAAGATGCTAAAATAGCAGAATCTCAGCTATATAAGAAATCGATTTTTGATTATTATCCTGAGAGTAGATCTATTTTAGAAATTTCAAGATTGGGGGATGCTTTATGTCTATAAGCAAAGAGGTTAATTTAGAAGAAATTATTAAACAAAATGTTAGCAAGTCTAAATTTGCTTTTCGTGACAATAATGTTAATAGTAATAACATCTTAAATGTTAAGCCTATTAGATCAAAAATGACGATCAAACAGATAAGCGTAGGATTGAAATATGAATATTGGATTGAATTTTATTCTATTTTAGACAAAAAGGGATTAACAGCTTCTGGTTTTATAAGAGCTTTAATTATGGAATATATAGAAGCTTCTAAGAAAGAATAATCTTTGATTAAGATGTATTTTAGATTATTGATGAATTTAGAAGGTTGAATATTGATAATGCTATTTTTATTATAATTGCATTCATTGATGATTATTTTCTATAAAGAATAAAATAAGCATTAATTGGTGAAG contains these protein-coding regions:
- a CDS encoding ParA family protein encodes the protein MKKIAFHIQKGGVGKTTLSGNIASYLSKAKKVILVDCDIQQGSSSTWFLNHEILKLDIKDFLLKKVGLDQVVRQIQKNFYILPCVPSGTFRRDVQHELQDFPYLIDDFCLELEKLGFEFAIFDLSPSFELWERRIILAMCEVVTPLTPEFLSLEGINIFKEEFDSLLKSYRKKVKHEKIICNMLNKSFKRHNLHLKQFKTFGYDLYEVGQDAKIAESQLYKKSIFDYYPESRSILEISRLGDALCL